The Pseudophryne corroboree isolate aPseCor3 chromosome 12, aPseCor3.hap2, whole genome shotgun sequence genomic sequence acctaaaaaaaaaaactgtagtggcaaaaaagaaaaaagtgcggTAAGGGCAATCACTTAGCAGTTTCCAGTTGTAGGGATGAAAAACTGATCCTACGAATGTCGTCCTAGGGGAAATTCATTTGACAACGTGATTTGCTTTCAATACTTTCTGACAGTTTAGTGACATTTGAGACTTTCTACCTTACTGAGATTTCTACTCTCTAATGCCCCTGTGCTCTCTACTCTCTAATGCCCCTGTGCTCTCTACTCTCTAATGCCCCTGTTCTCTCTATGCTACTGTGCCACTGTGCTCTCTACTCTCCAATGCTACTGTGCTCTCTAATACAACTGTGCTCTCTACTCTCTAATGCCACTGTGCTCTCTACTCTCTAATGCCCCTGTGCTCTCTCCTCTCTGATGCCCCTGTGCTCTCTCCTCTCTGATGCCCCTGTGCTCTCTCCTCTCTGATGCCCCTGTGCTCTCTCCTCTCTGATGCCCCTGTGCTCTCTCCTCTCTGATGCCCCTGTGCTCTCTCCTCTCTGATGCCCCTGTGCTCTCTCCTCTCTGATGCCCCTGTGCTCTCTCCTCTCTGATGCCCCTGTGCTCTCTCCTCTCTGATGCCCCTGTGCTCTCTCCTCTCTGATGCCCCTGTGCTCTCTACTCTCTGATGCCCCTGTGCTCTCTACTCTCTAATGCCCCTGTGCTCTCTATGCTACTGTGCCACTGTGCTCTCTACTCTCTAATGCCACTGTGCTCTCTACTCTCTAATGCCACTGTGCTCTCTACTCTCTAATGCTACTGTGCTCTCTACTCTCTAATGCTACTGTGCTCTCTACTCTCTAATGCTACTGTGCTCTCTACTCTCTAATGCCACTGTGCTCTCTACTCTCTAATGCCACTGTTCTCTCTATGCTACTGTGCCACTGTGCTCTCTAATACAACTGTGCTCTTTACTCTCTAATGCCACTGTGCTCTCTAATACCACTGTGCCCTCTATGCTACTGTGCCACTGTGCTCTCTAATACCACTATGCTCTGTACTCTCTAATGCCACTGTGCCCTCTATGCTACTGTGCCACTGTGCTCTCTACTCTCCAATGCTACTGTGCTCTCTAATACAACTGTGCTCTTTACTCTCTAATGCCACTGTGCCCTCTATGCTACTGTGCTCTCTACTCTCCAATGCCACTGTGCTCTCCAATACAACTGTGCGCTTTACTCTCTAATGCCACTGTTCTCTCTGCTACTGTGCTCTGTACTCTCTAATGCCACTGTGCCCTCTATGCCACTGTGCCCTCTATGCCACTGTGCCCTCTATGCCACTGTGCCCTCTATGCCACTGTGCCCTCTATGCCACTGTGCCCTCTATGCCACTGTGCCCTCTATGCCACTGTGCCCTCTATGCCACTGTGCCCTCTATGCCACTGTGCCCTCTATGCCACTGTGCCCTCTATGCCACTGTGCCCTCTATGCCACTGTGCCCTCTATGCCACTGTGCCCTCTCCTCTCTGATGCCACTGTGCCCTCTCCTCTCTGATGCCACTGTGCCCTCTCCTCTCTGATGCCACTGTGCCCTCTCCTCTCTGATGCCACTGTGCCCTCTCCTCTCTGATGCCACGGTGCCCTCTCCTCTCTGATGCCACTGTGCTCTCTACTTTCTGCCACTGTGCTCTCTATGCTGCTGTGCTCTCTACTTTCTGCCACTGTGCTCTCTAATGCCTCTGTACTCTCTAACAACACTGTATTTTCTCCTCTCTGTGGTACTGTAGTCTCTACTGTCTAATGCCACTGCTCTGTACTCTCTAATGCCAATATGCTCTCTGGTCTGACAGGgccatgagaagaaagaagacatttTAAATGGAGTTTTTGGAAAGATGGACCAGAATAAGGATGGTAAAATTGACTTCCAGGAATACATGTTCTTCAACACATGCCTGATCATAGccctggaggacatctgcaagtagaGTACAGAACAGAGTGGGGAAGTTAACAAAATAAAGTTATGATAtctgtaataaataaatatgtttgaaTAAGTTGTTGGCATTACTTTTATTTGGTATCCATGGTCAACCAAAGTCACCTCGGAACAATTACATTTTAATATGACTGATTCATGTAAAGAAATGCGTTGTGGCGACCGCTGAATGAATGGTGACTGTGAGGTAGTAGTGGAAGCAGCTGCATTCGGTGGAACCTCCATGAGGGCAATAGGAAATAGAATATGTGCCAAGGTTACAAATGCCGATGACTGTGCTATGTTTGCTATGGTtccttaaaactgtttatttcatgACTTAGAGGTATATCTATGGATCAGACATAAACCTCTCCACAAGGACTTTGGTTGGGCCTTTTCACAGCTTTTgtttgaaaataaaaacaaaacgcaTAAACAAGAACATTTTGATCTGTTTCATCAGTACGCTGATGATGGGGCCCAAAATGGGCAGGCTGGAGATGTAAGCTTATCCAGAACCTCCCGGCAAGGTGCCAATTTGTTAAAtacgaagggtctgctggaggagaAAATGAGCAAAAACTGCAAATAACTTACAAACAAAACAATGCATTAATGCATACTATAGACGCCTATAAAAGCttatcatataatatatgtatgtacatttattaaaaaaacaaatataTTTGTCCAGTGGAGATTACATTTAAGAGGAACCAACAATGCAGTGCTTATTTGGTACCAGAATCTGTGGACCAGCCTCCAAGTTGTTCCAGACTGGTTTTGGAAACCTTTCTTGGAGTTGGACCTAGTACAGGTCACAAAGTACTGGAAGTCAGTCAAATCTGAGATCTACAGATCAGATCTATAGTCCCAGACTTGGTAACATCAAGGCAGAAGGTAGGTTTTACACCCCCAGCGTCCACTGTAGGAAATACACGGTGAATGTAAAATATCCAGACTAGTCCTCACATAGAATATGAGTGATTAGGAGAATACAGCCAAGGCGTTGGGCAAAGAGGTTCTGCAGCTGGTACACTCTACCAACAAGGCTGGTGAAAGTTTCCTAGCAGGGGTAGAGGTCACCCTCCTATTAATAGGGCCACCACATTGCTGCTCAGTTGACACTTACAATCGGTGAGAGACCGCTTtgtcccagggctgtttctagccaatttggctcccagtgcgagatttaaaaatgcgcccccccatgacataaacaaatgtgcccccccccccccccccacacacacacacctagatgaaaaaacaaacaaacttgtgCGTgcaccggcaagggggcgtggcctcatctaaatgggtgtggcctcatttaaatgggcatggcctcgtctgaaaagactacctcacaatccagtttttgaccctgctccaacagatcacgaccaccacaggaaaaaaaaaattctaccatattaagccccacacagtaatgccccctgcaccatattatgccacacactgcaatgcccttgatacattaaatccccacactacggcaggcaagagtccccatttcacacattacggcaggtgtccgcgTTTTACACATTGagaaagagagagaatacttacagaagcgattaccgctcttcggcccgcctcaccagtcgctcctctcgccggcctttccctcttcctaacttggatccccctctgtactccgctcggggggagtgacggggttgcgtcgtcacgtaacgacgcaaccgcgtcattccgtgaacctccgccccccgagcgggttactcgtggataaataggagggggaagcagggagccacagttagtgccgcggtgggcgcccagtgcggttgcattgctcgcctgccccaagaaacggccctgctttgTCCAAATAGGCACTAGCCATGGACAACCACCACACCATGTAAAACATGACCGGGTGACAGAGTAAGCCCAGCCCGTTGTATATTACATTGATGAACACAAATTTCTTGTCATTTTTTCTAAATACACGGGTGAAAGCTGATTGCTCGTCACATGTCAGTAGGCTGGATACCACACCGACCGTTCATGTAGAGTGAGGATGACCTAAATACCGTCATCGTCCAGCTGGGCTTTACGACCAATCTCGATTGACATCTAAAAGATCCAAATGAGATCCGGATCAGTCTGTATTTGTATTATAAATGTACTGCGTTGGGTCTACTTTTTAGTCAGATGCAGCAGCCTGCCATGTATTCTTCTCCATCCGCcatatataggtgtgtacagcatACAGCCACCCTGCACCTCTGGAAATGAATGAGAAGAAAAGGTTCCTTCTTGCCAGATGATCCTTCTAGTTCCCAGCCAATCACTGAGATGGTATGATATGCTTCAGTTGCTAGATGTTCTTACCAGTGATGGTGGAGGTACTGCTTCAGGTGTCAGAAGACTCCTTTTAGTATCTTGGGTGTTTGTTGTTGAGAATAAAGCTTATCCTATTAAACCAATTGTCCTGTTAACATGACATAGAGAGAAGGCAAAAATACTATTCatacatattatatacatataatgtccTGTACataggacgggatcccggcgttcaggatactaaTGCCAGATCCCGACAGCCAGACTCCCGGCGACAAgggcctattcccactcgtgggtgtccacaacacccataaaatGCCACAGAACCCACAGCGTGGCCAGTGTAGCATGAGGACTGCGTGCGCTCACCCCACTTCCGGCATACTGCCAGATGGGATGACGCCGGTATACTGACAactgggatcctggccgccggtaaaTTATACTGATCCACATAGGACACTGCATCATTTTGGAACTTTGACTTGATTTATTAAAATATTGGCATGTTTATGTTTAGAATGTTTGTCTGAGTAAGTTGATCCCTTTAGCACCTTGGATAATAATCCCGGCTGGATGATTAAACTCTCGCTGCTTCTTATAAGCaggctcccagcatgcccctccacACTGCATGCCCACCCCCACACCGCACTCACCCTGCATGCCTCCCTCCCACCCTGACAGCAATGGTGACTCCTCGTAGCTAGGTGCCTCATGTGGAGGATGCCTCCCAGCAGCCCTGATGGTGCATAACACAATCAGAACATGCAAGGAGCGTCTCCAAGCtagagatctgagctaggacatctCCGTCATTGCCAGTAGGGAGGGCAGCTACAGGGCAAAGGAGCGACgcaggtttttttttaagtgccttgcaaaataatttaaaaaaaacactaacaaGCCCAAGGTAATTTTCTTAACACATAGATCAGTACAAGGTCACCATGAGATTCAAACCACAGTCTCTATCACCATAGAGGACCACAGACCAACCTACTTACCAActgagccatagcaggtcttacatgGAAGATTTTTGACATTGTTATCGATTACCCCAGTGTAATGGTCAATATATAGTAAAACAATCTCACCATGGGATTAGAACCATGGTCTCCACATGGTGCAACATCCCAGATGCCAAGAAGAACAGGTGAGCACATGGATAGTGGTCAGCTGTGTCAGATCATGTCATTACCAAGAAGCCTGGTGGAACACACCAAGGTACAACTGAGTCAGCTTTTGCTTTTAGTCAACTCAGCTATAtttctcaatgtcatcatctaataCAACAGTAATAAGCAATAAGGGTTAAGtttactattatttattattatcatcctttatttatatggcgccacaagggttccgcagcgcccaattacagagtacatgaataatcaaacaggaaaatagcaacttacagtagatgacagtataggacaagtacagggtaaataaacatagttacatcagcagatgacactggaataagtatcaggtggcagaagactgctggagttgatgcagttgaagattattaaagtaagaaaggataagtacataagggaagagggccctgctcgtgagagcttacattctaaaggggaggggtagacagacatgggaacTAAAGATATAGTTGAATTAATGTTGTTTCAGGGGCTAAATTTCAGATTTACTAATAGAGGATATAATTAGTTTTGTGGATCTTCCACTAGGCGAGTTGATTAAACCAAGAAAGAGACTCTTGGCTTACTGTACCATTATAGCTTCGTGGGCTCGTATCTGCTCTCTGTCCTGGCCATGATGGTGGGATCgctggtttgaatccaatgtaggTTTCCATTTAGTTCTGTGGACTTAGCACTAGGGCTATATGATAACACTGAGAAATAGACAGCAGGCTTCACGTAGTCTGCATAGCTCAGTGGTCTGATATCAATTATCCCAGTGTGATGGCCAATGTATAACAAACAATCCCACCATGGGAAAACCACAGTCTCCATCACCACAGAGTAACAAGCGCCTGACGACATACAGACTGAGCCATGGTAGGTTTCACTTTGAATTAAAGATTTTTCTCATTGTTATCAACTGCCGCAGTGCAGAGGCCAATATATAGCGAGAGATGCTCACAACGTGAATTGAACCACAGACTCCAGCATGGCTGTCAGTCTCCTAGCCCAATGTGTCATCTTGTGACGAGTTAATTGggatcactcttgtgggtgaccccaattaactttgcggttaaccgcataccgcaaagttcccataataggctagaatggaggagcgcgatcctccattctagccgctgcgctaTTCCTGATTGACAGGatagtagcgcacagccaatcaggagagcgccatgacgtagcgctccctgattggctgctgggatctccagtgacaggagtcacagggggtaccggcattcgggggaaaggggttcCTAGTGGCGTACACCgggttttcattttttattttttttgcaaggcTGTGGTTTACTtcaggaaagaagaggaccgaGCGTCACTGGATAATAAgggagtatattggaattttggatttacaggtaCACGATTGGATGCTACTGGAGAATGGGATGTGATTGGaccgcgtgggatgtaggtaagtatgtatgagtgtgtaagtgtgtttgtactgtcacggtgtgtgtgtgtcttgtttttatttgggtatttcttttgttgtagaactacaggtaccagtgggcccgttatttccccgcatgctggtacttgtgcttctccaagtaccagcaagcgagggaggcttgctgggacttgtagttcaacgacaaaaaaatatattctttttttacacacatagaGGCTATcaacccggcacccaccgcccaggggtgctggggacagcctcgggcttcacccctggcccttgggtgcctggaggggggggaccccttgatttaaagggtccccactcccccggggtaCCCTGaccaggggtgacaagttgggggggggggggtaatgccacagccgcagggaccagtataaaagtatcccccagctgtggcattatcttcacagctagtggaacccggtgctggttttaaaaatacgggggacccctacatcttttgttccccatatttttggaaccagggccgggcccaagagcccggtgctggttgtctaaatactggggaacGCCAGTAAATTTCCCCCCCCGGTAttaaaacaaccaggaccggctcaaagagcccgaggctggttatgcttaggaagggggaccccacgcaattttttgtacacttttaactcttttaatactgtacacaatgaagtcctgcatggttctcactgatccggccgggcttcattgtaatATGTCCGGCAGtggtttactcatcactcccgtaaaacactggccgacaaTACGAatagcatcgacatcggaaaatacaaaaaaCTACAACTCTGTAGCTtagtaaattccagaaaatgattacaaaaagttgcagaaaaatataTACGATAAAATTTTAGATCAAACTCCCACCAAATGGACAGAAACACAAATCTTAGTAATATACCCTAACACTGCCATCTACTGTTCCAGTATTATCACAGCATACATGTACCTAatagtaataatattattattatcctttatttatatggcgccacaagggttccgcagcgcccaattacagagtacatatgcacataatcaaaacaggaaaacagtgacttacagttgcagacaatataggacaagtacagggtaactaagcataactacaccagtgaatgacagagataagttccaggtggccaaaaaactgcgggatttgggcagttgaggattattaaagtaagaaaaagataagcacatgagggaagagggccctgctcgtgagagcttacattctaaggggaggggtagacaggcaggggtgacacagatggggtacgtagagagcgtggaacagagggttaggatgagatttggctgggtttggtaaagaaatgggtcttaagagccatgttacatctgccccaccggcagtgcaacatggatttgcccaatttcTAAAATTTTTCGTTTGCTAACAAatcagaatttaaaaaaaagattcagctgctacattgtagcacttctcaTACAGATTCAAAGACTCAGTCATGTACAGCTTATCAAGTGTCTTACCAAATTAACCAGCACGGTCTGCTTgtgtgcgtcctagtcgcattgcgCTGCAACTAAGACATTTTTGGGCAAAAAAGATGCCcggcgctagaagattctcacgtgactttgcgtgccaagaggggctgtttggtgtgactgcagcaaagatgaatgAGTACATATCTGTACCTAAAAGTAACATACGTTAAAGGGCACCAAAAAATGATTTAAGCAAATAGACCGATGCCCACACTTTGTCAAGCGTTCACCCAAGCTTGAAACATAGCTTTTCCAAATACAGTGTACATACACAAAGTTATTTTATACATAGAAATGTTTTATTAGAAAAAGTAAAAACAGACATGAAAGTAGAAAAACGCAGACATGCCCATGACGGAATGGCTATTTATGTCTTGCCCTCAATACATTCACGTCTCTATATAATGATTATAAATTCTGTGCAGCTTTCTTTACCAACATTTTTTTTAATCATAACTTACATTCATCTAACACTTCCACACAGTCACAAGAATGCAAACTTTTAAATGCATCTAAACACGCTGGCAAGCAGCACTTTCACATTGATATACTAGAAGTCCTAGCGTCACATTAAACAGTACAACTGCATGCATCAATCACACTGCACCTTGCTGCTTAGTATCAGTCTAATGGCGTCTATCTAAGCCATTAATACCCTGAGACAATATGTAATATACAGAATTGGATGTCTGACATTGGCGGCTTTGATTTTCATTTGTCCGTTCCATTATTCAGGCCAATGATCACAAGGGGACCAAATGAAGTAACAAAGGTATAATCTTAACTATAAATATACAGTCGTACATATGTATCTGCAGGCATTTCTGCTGCAAATATTGATCTTTCATAGTACAAGAGATGGACTGAAAAATACTATTGCTAGTTTTGCAAAAGAGAATATTTCTACTGTAAATGGTCATCAGTAACATTTTCATACCAAATTAACTAGAAATTTTTGTCTTGGTAGACAAATCAGCACTAAGTTTGCGCATTACTTCTGCATGGCTCACTGCCCTCTGCTGTTCCAGTATTATCGCAGTATACATCTACCTAATAGAAATATGCTAATAATGCCCTCTACTGCTCCAGTAttatcagagccgtcttaacagcagtgtaggcccctgggcacggcaatgcactggggcccctacccacccatcagtggtaaGGGTGGGGGTAGGCAACTTTGATGTCCTGcgaggggtaggggggttctatctttcgctcagcatgtaggacctggagaaataatttctgctaattactcctttactgcacaaatggggcggaaaagagaacactaaactgtagaagggggcattgggctgaatgaaggggccctgatacatgacttccagggtggtagggggtgtttaaaacataggggaggggtggatagtggagtgggcttaatattcatcattttacggGGGTCAGGGCAACTTGCTTtactgt encodes the following:
- the LOC134980094 gene encoding protein S100-G-like translates to MACPNLEIAGLSFIKAFRDFAGKDGDAKTLSKDELYQLAVAGFPTLCGHEKKEDILNGVFGKMDQNKDGKIDFQEYMFFNTCLIIALEDICK